The nucleotide window AGTCCCCTGTTGTACAAGTGTTATTCGTCGCACTGGAAACGGTGAAGTAATCTTCACATGATTATCTTTTATCTCTGTTTTCACAGCATCTTCTACATGAGAAAACGGATCACGGTTAGCGACTAATGCTGCTGCCGCATTCACACTATTTATAATTCCAGACTCTCCATCTGTTGGAAGCACAATCCCTTTAGTCGTATCCTGCCAAATTTCTTTAAATGTATTAACTTGTTGTTTCTCTATTTCACTAAGATGTGATTCCACTGTAATCAATACTGTGTGTATAGCGACTTGCTTTTGATCCATTTCACTTTTAAAGTTGCGCAGTGTACTTGCAATCCTCTTTTTATTCCCTTCATACTGCGGATTATTGGGATCTTCCAATTCATTAAAGGCTCCATCAGTCAGCACAATCAACCACAGTTCCTCAGCACCCTTCCCTGCTTGACGTTTTAATGCTTGAATTGCTGTTTCAACAGACTGAAACGGGGTGTTTTTATAATTACTCCAGTTACGTATGCTGTGTATTTCAGACTGCCTGTTAGTAAGCGAAACAGCGATTTCCTTATCTGGTGTGCTCATAGGAACATAAGAAAATATATCATTTTCATAAAGAAGACCCACAAAACTTTGCAATGCATAACTTGCGTACATCCAGCGGTTCATAGTACGCATACTTCCCGAGTCATCGTATACCAATACGACCGTTCTTTGCTTTTGTTCTCCTTTTACCACGTTAGGCGTCCACATCAGAATAAGAAGCAACAGCGCACATGTGGCCATCAAGTGTTTTCTCATATGCTGAAGCCACCTTTACACGAGGATAAGCATAGACAAATTCCTATGCTTCATCATATGAGAAAAAAAAGTTGATATGACTTGTATTTGTGTCAAGCTTATTTGTTTACATAATATAATTATTGTATATAAAGTAAAAAAGCCTTGCATAACAGTGCAAGGCTCACTTCATTTCTATAATAGGTAATCGAATCGTAACTTCGGTTCCAAAACCCGGCTCACTTTTGTATGATATTTTCCCCTTCATCATCTCAATAATTCGAATGGAAACAACAGTTCCCAAGCCTGTTCCTGTTTCTTTTGTACTGTAGAATAACGTACCAATGCGAGACAACTGTTCCCTATTCATTCCTTTACCTGTATCTTTAATTTGAATGTACGCATTATGATTAGCTACATATAAACCTATGCTCACTGTTCCGCCACTCTCATTGGCTTCAATCGCATTCTTGACAATATTAATAAGCGCTTGCTTAAGTTGATCACGGTCCGTTTTCATTCGGGCATTGGACTGAAACGCTCTTGTTAAACATACATCTCTACCCAGTAACAGAGGATCTAATATTTGCGCTACTTCTTCTAGCAAATCTGCAATAGAAAACGATTCTACTTTTTTAATCTCAGGCTTGGCAAAAGTCAGATAATCACTAATAATTGCTTCGGCACGATTCACTTCACTTAGTATAATAGGCAAATACGTAGGATTCACCTGCTTCTCTTGCTCCATCAGCTGTAAAAAACCCTTGACTGCTGTTAATGGATTTCGTACTTCATGCGCAATCGATGCAGCAAGTTCACCCAATGTATTTAATTTTTCCGTACGCTGCATTTCAGCCTTTATACGCATTCTTTCTAGATTCTCTTCAATTAACATGGCTGCGAAACCGATTGCAATAATTTGGATTAGATTAAACAATGCATAATCCCACAATACTTGGTGGTTGGCCAAACTGCTATTCAAAACATAAAAAGCGATGATTGTGAATGCTATACAAACTGCACCCATGCTGCCAATTACAATCATACGCACTCGCTTTCTCGCTTTTTTACGTTGAAACACCAATGAAAGGAAATACGAAGTTGTAGCAATCAAAAGTACGCCTCCATAAGCCACTTCAAGTGTCTCACCACCTAATGAACCTCTAACAAGTAATACAACCATACACACAATGCCACCGGCAATTGGACCACCATATAACATGGACAACGCAATCGGGACATATCGTAAATCCCAATACATTCCGTGGCTAAAGTAAGAAACATATACACATAAACCCGCTGCGACACCATGTAATACCCCATACACACATGGCGAATTGCCAAGACGCCATTTTTCAAAAAAAGCATGGTGAATCAAAATGGGTGCTAAGATAATTAAAATATGCAATAGCAACTTCTCAGCTAACATCGTTCGCCTCCCATATTTCAACATACTTTCGTATTCGACAACATCATTGAAATTTCCTTTCAAAAAAGGGGTATTCAGAACTTTATTCACTATTTTTGTCAACGGATGAAATGTGTTAGTGCAATCATTGTTAAGAGACCGCCAATAAAGGAGAACGTGGCAGAACGTTCGTTTCCATCCCCATGACTTTCTGGAATCAATTCTTTATACACCACAAACAACATCGCTCCTGCCGCAAACGCCAGTCCATACGGAACAATCGCGGAGAATTGTCCGGCAAATGAAATACCGATGATACCAAAGGCAAGCTCCAATATTCCTGTAGAAGCCGTACACAATAAAGCATATATTGGTTTTACGCCGTGCGATACTAAATAAAGGGCGACCAGAAACCCTTCTGGTACATTTTGCAGTCCAATCGCAAATGAAACCAATGGTCCTAAATCAGCTACATGACTACCGTAACTCACACCTACTGAAAGGCCTTCCGGTATATTATGAAAAGCCATCGCAATTAAAAGTAAGGGTTGGCCGCCTTGAAACGGATGTTCTTTCCTTTCAAGCTCTATGTGTGGCAGACAACTATCCAGAAAAGTCAGTGCAATCGTTCCAAGCAACACACCAATAGTCAGCACATATATATTTGATAGTTTCATAGCTGAGGGGATTAATCCATAGGTAGAAGCCGCTACCATAATCCCAGCTGTATATGCCAGTAATATATCACGACCTCGATGCGAAATATGCTGTAAAAACATAGCAGGAACTGCCCCCGCTATTGTACAAAGCGAAGATATAATACTGCCTGTATACATCGGATCCATATAAACCTCCTCAATCGTATCTGTTACAATATATGTACAAGCCGGGCTGACATGTCTATCAAACACAAAAAAGATCTTCATCATCTGACAAAGATCTCTTCACTATATCTATTACGAAAGAGTAGTTACACTGTTTGGATGGTACTTTTGCAGTTCACTCTGTAAAAACCTCGCAACTTCAAGCATTCCATATACACCTGCCACTGCTTCAGCATCAGAATTATAGTTTGTATTTGTATTAATGTCATACGTGTAAATAATTCCGTTTGCATCGCGTATAAACTCAATGCCGGCTACGCTGATTCCGTTAGCCGCAAGCACGTTTTCATAGCTTGCAATAACATCTTCCTGAAAATCGTTTATTATTTGAAACTTTGGCTTTGTTTCTACTTCCTCTCCTACAGGGCAGAATAAGTCTCCAATTTGACAAGCATCTGCAGGGCACAATTGGAATCCTTCTGTTGTATCGACACGCACGGCATAAACGAACTTGCCCCCTACAAATTCACAGCGTGTAATATAAGACTCAGGCGAATGGATATATTCTTGCACCAATGTGATGCCATCAACAGGTTCTTCAAACGCTTGACTTTCCACATATCTCTGCAGTGCTTCCACACTTTGAAACAACTGCACACCAAGACCTTTACCAGCGCGATTATGCTTTGTAATAAAAGGACATCCATCAAAGCGCTTTGCCGCTTCTAAAATTTGCGAACGACCTACCGCAACAGCCGTTTTTGGTGTTCGTACACCATGCTTTTCAAGCTCAAGATACTGCAGTACTTTACTAACCTCTAGAGAAAGCGCACGGCTGCCATTATATACTTTACGACCATGTGCCTCTAACCAATGCAAAACGGCTGCTGTATATTCCGGTGCATAACGATGTCCCCTTGTATGTGCAGATGCGCTCATGCGACTAAAAAAGATACCTTCAGGTGGCTCCGTTGATAAATCAATACAACCTTCATTGAGATGCCATTCTTCATAAGGTAGTTTCAACTCTTCCAATCGCTTTGTTAAATGCACTGTCCACTCACTGTTTTCGTGAATTACATAAATTTTCCCCATCATTTCCACTCTCTTTCTATGTTGTAATCTGATTTCTTTTTCGTTCAACTAACGGCATCACATGCTTAGCAAATCTCTCCATCTCTTCTAGTTGCGGTGAAAATTGTAGTAATAATAAGTCCACACCAGCTTGTTCAAAAGCTAGAATACGCTCTGCAATTTGTTCAGGTGTTCCAATTAAGTTAGGACGTAACCCACGATTAGAAACTGAGTAATCATATAGCTTTACTTGTTGTTCAAGCTGTGATTTGCTCACAAAATCGTCATATCCAGCGTATGCACTTCCAGTTTTTATATCTGTGATACGTTGTAGTTCTTCTGTTGCTTCCTCTTCTGTATCGCGGCAAATTACATATGCGGCCATACCAAAGGAATGAAATGCTTCCCTACCAATTTCTTGTCTGCGCGCCTTCATGTCAGCAATCTTTATGCTAACTTCTTCAGGTGTCCCTCCATGCATTACATACGCATCCGCAAAAGATGCAATACTTTGCTTGCCTTTTTCACTTTCCCCGCCCGCATACAAAATAGGATTCGGTCTTTGTACAGGTTTTGGAGCAAGCTTTGCATTTTCAATATGATAATATTTACCTTCATATGTAAAGGTTTCTTCTGTCCATAGCCCCTTTAATACATCTACAAATTCATTCGTACGCTCGTATCGTTCATCATGCTCTGAAAAAATACCGCCGTATTGCCTCGCTTCTTCTGCCCACCAAGCTGAAACCACATTCAGTGTAAAACGACCCTTGCTGATATGATCAATGTTGGCAGTCATTTTAGCTGCCACAGCTGGGTTATGAAACCCTGGTCGAATTGCAGTCATAATTTCAATCTTCTCTGTAACAGCTGCTAAAGCTGCAGCTGTCGTCCAAGCTTCTAATGAGTCGTGCTCTGGCCCTTTAATATCATTAAGATATAATTCAGCAATAAGAGTCGTATCATATCCCCAGCGCTCAGCTACTTGTGCTACTTCTTTTGCATACGCATAGGTTGGCGGCATATGTTCATAATCTACATTACGGAGCCACCCACCAAAAATCGGCATCCAAAATCCATATTTCATAGCAATCCTCCTTTTAGACGAAAAGCCTCTTTCTAAAGACAGAAAGAGGCTGAAATATACAAATACTTCATTCCCCTATCTTTCAAGCAGATGCTTGCTGGACTTGGCACGGTATTATAGTAAATCCGTTGCCGAGGCTTCAAAGGGCCAGTCCCTCCACCTCTCTAGATAAGAAAATAACGATATACAGTTGTATTCACAATTGTAAGGATTACTCGTATAAAAGTCAATGTAATTCCGAAAATTTATACAATTATTTCTTTTTTTGCAGACGGCGTTTTTTCCACCAAACGAACAGAATAATCAAAAATAATAGTCCTGTTCCAGCGGCTACGGCAAAGTTGCGTATACGAGGCACTTTTACTTCCATACGCAAATCGTTAACCTTACGTAAGCTCATTTTCCACTCCAGTTCTTTGCCGCCTTTAGCAATCTGCGTTGCATTAGACGATGACGCTCTAATGGGTAATATGACTCTCACATGAAGCAACAACTGTTTAGTAAGCTCATCTCCAATATAGTTCGCTGTCCAATCCGCGGCTTGGAACTTACGAGTAAACGTGTATAGAAAATCATCATACAAAGGTTGTAAATCAACCCTTGCACGTACGCGATACGTCGTAAAAAATAGAGAGTGTTTTTCTTCATACGAAACATGTAACAT belongs to Ectobacillus sp. JY-23 and includes:
- a CDS encoding LLM class flavin-dependent oxidoreductase, yielding MKYGFWMPIFGGWLRNVDYEHMPPTYAYAKEVAQVAERWGYDTTLIAELYLNDIKGPEHDSLEAWTTAAALAAVTEKIEIMTAIRPGFHNPAVAAKMTANIDHISKGRFTLNVVSAWWAEEARQYGGIFSEHDERYERTNEFVDVLKGLWTEETFTYEGKYYHIENAKLAPKPVQRPNPILYAGGESEKGKQSIASFADAYVMHGGTPEEVSIKIADMKARRQEIGREAFHSFGMAAYVICRDTEEEATEELQRITDIKTGSAYAGYDDFVSKSQLEQQVKLYDYSVSNRGLRPNLIGTPEQIAERILAFEQAGVDLLLLQFSPQLEEMERFAKHVMPLVERKRNQITT
- a CDS encoding ZIP family metal transporter, whose protein sequence is MDPMYTGSIISSLCTIAGAVPAMFLQHISHRGRDILLAYTAGIMVAASTYGLIPSAMKLSNIYVLTIGVLLGTIALTFLDSCLPHIELERKEHPFQGGQPLLLIAMAFHNIPEGLSVGVSYGSHVADLGPLVSFAIGLQNVPEGFLVALYLVSHGVKPIYALLCTASTGILELAFGIIGISFAGQFSAIVPYGLAFAAGAMLFVVYKELIPESHGDGNERSATFSFIGGLLTMIALTHFIR
- a CDS encoding RimK family alpha-L-glutamate ligase, which produces MGKIYVIHENSEWTVHLTKRLEELKLPYEEWHLNEGCIDLSTEPPEGIFFSRMSASAHTRGHRYAPEYTAAVLHWLEAHGRKVYNGSRALSLEVSKVLQYLELEKHGVRTPKTAVAVGRSQILEAAKRFDGCPFITKHNRAGKGLGVQLFQSVEALQRYVESQAFEEPVDGITLVQEYIHSPESYITRCEFVGGKFVYAVRVDTTEGFQLCPADACQIGDLFCPVGEEVETKPKFQIINDFQEDVIASYENVLAANGISVAGIEFIRDANGIIYTYDINTNTNYNSDAEAVAGVYGMLEVARFLQSELQKYHPNSVTTLS
- a CDS encoding ATP-binding protein, which translates into the protein MLAEKLLLHILIILAPILIHHAFFEKWRLGNSPCVYGVLHGVAAGLCVYVSYFSHGMYWDLRYVPIALSMLYGGPIAGGIVCMVVLLVRGSLGGETLEVAYGGVLLIATTSYFLSLVFQRKKARKRVRMIVIGSMGAVCIAFTIIAFYVLNSSLANHQVLWDYALFNLIQIIAIGFAAMLIEENLERMRIKAEMQRTEKLNTLGELAASIAHEVRNPLTAVKGFLQLMEQEKQVNPTYLPIILSEVNRAEAIISDYLTFAKPEIKKVESFSIADLLEEVAQILDPLLLGRDVCLTRAFQSNARMKTDRDQLKQALINIVKNAIEANESGGTVSIGLYVANHNAYIQIKDTGKGMNREQLSRIGTLFYSTKETGTGLGTVVSIRIIEMMKGKISYKSEPGFGTEVTIRLPIIEMK